A genomic segment from Solenopsis invicta isolate M01_SB chromosome 5, UNIL_Sinv_3.0, whole genome shotgun sequence encodes:
- the LOC105203276 gene encoding procathepsin L yields the protein MCSRLCATLLSILILPGTRAIEPFNGDTLPPNISEKLDDYWQNYKTQFNKTYTKNLENARRAVWEENLVEIYKHNLLAAAGHHSYTLRDNHIADLNTRQYMREMVRLMPSRRRRLPTEPIVSTALKDSRKIPASLDWRECGFVTPPVNQQNCGSCYAYSIAESIEGQIFKQTGMLLSVSAQQLVDCSTAIGNLGCTGGSLRTTLKYLEKSKGLMATSMYPYNGEQGECKFQRDQSVVNITSWAILPARDEKALEIAVATIGPIAASINAGPKTFQLYHKGVYDDHHCSSDMVNHAMLVVGYTPTEWILKNWWGSNWGENGYMRLARNKNRCGVANYAAYVRV from the exons ATGTGCTCGCGATTGTGCGCGACGCTGCTCTCGATATTAATCTTGCCTGGAACACGCGCGATTGAGCCATTCAATGGAGATACTTTACCGCCAAACATCTCGGAAAAGCTCGACGATTATTGGCAAAATTACAAG ACGCAGTTTAATAAGACGTAcacaaaaaatttggaaaacgCCAGGCGAGCGGTTTGGGAAGAGAATCTCGTGGAGATTTATAAGCATAATTTATTGGCCGCCGCAGGACATCACAGTTATACACTGCGGGATAATCATATTGCCGATCTCAACACTCGCCAATATATGCGCGAAATG GTGAGACTGATGCCCAGTCGGAGACGCCGACTGCCGACCGAACCGATAGTATCGACGGCTCTGAAAGATTCTCGCAAAATACCAGCGAGCCTCGATTGGCGCGAATGCGGTTTCGTCACTCCGCCGGTGAACCAACAGAACTGCGGGAGTTGTTACGCTTACTCAATCGCGGAAAGCATAGAGGGCCAGATTTTTAAGCAGACTGGCATGCTGCTATCCGTGAGCGCACAACAGCTCGTGGATTGCAGCACGGCGATCGGGAACCTCGGCTGCACCGGCGGCTCCCTCAGGACCACTctaaaatatttggaaaagtCGAAGGGTCTCATGGCTACATCCATGTATCCTTACAACGGTGAG CAAGGGGAGTGCAAATTTCAGAGGGACCAGAGTGTCGTCAATATAACTTCATGGGCAATTTTGCCGGCGCGAGATGAGAAAGCTTTAGAAATAGCAGTGGCGACAATCGGTCCTATAGCAGCTTCCATAAATGCCGGCCCGAAAACATTCCAGCTTTATCA CAAAGGCGTCTACGACGATCATCATTGCAGCTCGGACATGGTGAATCACGCGATGCTCGTCGTCGGATACACGCCGACCGAGTGGATCCTGAAGAACTGGTGGGGCAGTAATTGGGGTGAAAACGGCTACATGCGATTGGCGAGAAACAAGAATCGTTGTGGCGTAGCGAACTACGCGGCTTATGTGAGAGTTTGA